The Solicola gregarius DNA window TCTCGATCGAGGAGCGCCGCGACTGGGCGCAGACGCCGACGTGTACGACGAGTGGGTGGCGAGATGAGCCTCCGGGTCGACCGACGCGCGGAGTGGACCGTCACCGAGCCCGGGCTTCGTACCCGCATCGCCGGCTACGCCGGTCGTACCCTCGCGAAGGAGAACGCATGACCCGGCCGCACACCGTCGCCGTTGAGAGCAGCGTCCCAGAAGTTGCCGCGTTCGCGGCGAAGGTACGTACGCTCGTCGGCCGCGGGCTCGATGAACGTACGCTCACCGCGGCGATCCAGACCGAGCTGACGGACACCCTCGCCTCGGGGTTCGCATTGCCGGCCGCCGTGACGCGACCGGATCCCGGCCGCTACGTCATGTACCCGCTGCACGTCGCCGGCGACGGGTCGTTCTCGATCGCCAGCGCGGTCTGGAACGTCGGGCAGGGGACGCCGGTACACGGCCACGAGACCTGGGGGGTCGTCGGGATCTTCAGCGGCGTCGAGGTCGAGACGCGCTTCGTGAAGCCGGCTGCCCCTGAGGTGCCGCTGGTCGGAGCCGGCACCGACGAGTGGTCCGCCGGTCAGGTCACCGTCTGCTGCACGACCGACGACGACGTGCATCAGGTTCGGTGCGGCGGCGACGAGCCGGTCGTCGGCATCCATGTGTACGGCGCCGACATCGGCACGCTGCCGCGCCGTTCGTACGACCCCGAGACCGGCGCCGTCCACTGGTTCACCTCGACGTGGGCGCACTGAAGGAGATCACGATGACTGCCAAAGCTTGGAATGAACCCGTCGGCGGTACGCCGCGCGGCACGCTGGTCGTCCTGCCGGGTCGCGGGGAGACCGCCGCGTC harbors:
- a CDS encoding cysteine dioxygenase family protein yields the protein MTRPHTVAVESSVPEVAAFAAKVRTLVGRGLDERTLTAAIQTELTDTLASGFALPAAVTRPDPGRYVMYPLHVAGDGSFSIASAVWNVGQGTPVHGHETWGVVGIFSGVEVETRFVKPAAPEVPLVGAGTDEWSAGQVTVCCTTDDDVHQVRCGGDEPVVGIHVYGADIGTLPRRSYDPETGAVHWFTSTWAH